From Streptomyces sp. NBC_01551:
GGGACGCTGCGGCGCGGGGACGGGCCGTACGTGGCGCCCGAGCCGGTCGCGACCGATCTGCGGTTCCCCGGCAAGGCGCTCATGCTGCCCTCCGGGAACCTGCTGGTCTCGGACTCGACGCGGCACCAGCTGGTGGAGCTCGCCGCCGACGGCGAGAGCGTCGTGCGCCGCATCGGCAGCGGGGAGCGCGGCTTCGGCGGCGACAGCTTCAGCGAGCCGCAGGGGCTGGCGCTGCTGCCCGACGGGTCCGTGGTCGTCGCCGACACCGTCAATCACGCGCTGCGCCGGTTCGATCCCGTCACCGGGGCCGTCGAGACCGTCGCCGGGACCGGGCGCCAGTGGTGGCAGGGCTCGCCGACCTCCGGCCCCGCGCTGGAGGTGGACCTGTCCTCCCCGTGGGACGTCGCCTGGTGGCAGGGCAAGGTGTGGATCGCCATGGCCGGCGTGCACCAGCTGTGGACCTGGGACCCCGCGACGCGGACGGTGGAGGTCGCCGCCGGCACCACCAACGAAGGTCTGGTGGACGGGCCCGCCGCCGAGGCCTGGTTCGCGCAGCCGTCCGGGCTCGCGGCCACCGAGGAGCGGCTGTGGGTCGCCGACTCCGAGACCAGCGCGCTGCGCTACGTCCACGCGACGCCCGACGGGTACGCCGTGGCCTCCGCCGTCGGGACCGGGCTGTTCGACTTCGGGCACCGCGACGGTGACGCCGGCCAGGCGCTGCTCCAGCACCCGCTCGGGGTGACCGCCCTGCCGGACGGCTCGGTCGCGGTGTGCGACACGTACAACCACGCCCTGCGCCGCTACGACCCGGCGACCGGCCAGGTCACCACCCTCGCCACCGATCTGCGCGAGCCCAGCGACGCGGTGCTCGCCGGGAGCGACATCGTGGTCGTCGAGTCCGCCCGGCACCGGCTGACCCGGCTGCGGCTGCCCGAGGAGGCG
This genomic window contains:
- a CDS encoding NHL domain-containing thioredoxin family protein encodes the protein MNDAAPAPTPAPRRARVRAPELIGKGGWINTGGKDLKLADFRGRTLILDFWTFCCINCLHVLDELRELEEKHRDTVVIIGVHSPKFVHEAEHAAVVDAVERYEVHHPVLDDPELATWKQYAVRAWPTLVVIDPEGYIVAQHAGEGHAHAIARLVEELEAEHEAKGTLRRGDGPYVAPEPVATDLRFPGKALMLPSGNLLVSDSTRHQLVELAADGESVVRRIGSGERGFGGDSFSEPQGLALLPDGSVVVADTVNHALRRFDPVTGAVETVAGTGRQWWQGSPTSGPALEVDLSSPWDVAWWQGKVWIAMAGVHQLWTWDPATRTVEVAAGTTNEGLVDGPAAEAWFAQPSGLAATEERLWVADSETSALRYVHATPDGYAVASAVGTGLFDFGHRDGDAGQALLQHPLGVTALPDGSVAVCDTYNHALRRYDPATGQVTTLATDLREPSDAVLAGSDIVVVESARHRLTRLRLPEEAVRVDAVAHRTQRAATEVAPGTLRLDVVFQAPSGQKLDTRYGPSTRLLVSSTPPELLLGGEGAGTDLFRELALNPEVTEGVLHVSAMAASCDDDPENEYPACHVHQQDWGVPVTVTAAGATRLPLVLAGMDS